The Ignavibacteriota bacterium nucleotide sequence TATTATTGGTATTTTGTTATATTCACGTAGTTTCAATACAAAAAAAATTCAGTTTGATGATAAAAATTTGATTTATACTTAATAAATCAAAAATATAAGCATTAACTATTAAGCTCTTCTAAAAGATTCACAAAAACAAATGGATTACGAAACTTCATATTCTCATTATCCCATTTGGATTGTAAATATTCAAAGCCTGCGTTTGCATAGCCTTCCATTTGTCTTATAAGTTCAGTAACAAATGTATTGATTAAATCTTCACTTGCATTTTCCAATTCAATCCAATTAAATCCAAATTCTTCTGAATTATTAAGTAGCAGCATATTAATGTAATCGCGCATTGAGGTTGGTTTCCAGTTAGAAAAAACGAAAAAATCGTCGGTTTTATCATTACCCAGAATATATTTAGGTGTACCTAATTTATAACCAATTATAAAAGCATACATATATGTCTGATAAAATGCACCGAAAGATGAAAAATCTCCCTTTCCTGTAGAATCACCTTTATTGGAAATAGCTTCGATTAATGCTCGGTACTGTGTATTATATCTTGGTCTTTTTTGACCGATTAAATCTCTTAATTGTGAACCATCCATAATATTTATCCTTTATAACATTTATTTTTTGTAACTAAATTTGTTGTATCAGCTTTTTCTTCGATCACATTTACATAGAATGTACCTGGAATCTCTCCATTTTCCATCTTTTTCAGAATTCTCTTACCTAAAGAATTTAGGAAATCCTCAGATTTTGGATCATACAACTCCTTTATAAAAATGATACTTTGTGAAAATACATTCGGAGCTATCTTGAAAAAATTATTGATAAAATTGTCTCCAAACTCAGAAAAAGGTGCATCTGAAATAAATGGATAATTAAATTTTTTATTCCCAATTTTGGATGAAATGATAGCCATTATGATAGATAACTGCTTCATTCGCTGAAAGCCAGTACCTAGTCCAGTTAATTCACCGTCATTAATATTTTTAATACAAACTTGAACTGTACCATCAGCTTGCTTTGAAAAATTCAATTTGCCACCTTCTGCTAAATTTCCTTGTGTAAGCTCATTATATTTCTTATTGGCATTAATTTCTAAAGATTTTAATATTTCATCAAAAATTCGCTCTTTAGTGATTAGAAGAATTGATTCTACATGACACATCATATCTCTGAAATCACGATAGTTTTTAATCTCACTGTTAGCATTGATACCATTTAGTTCATCTTTAATCTGGTTAAGCCTTGTTTCCCATTGCTTTATTTGTGCTTCAGCCTTTTTAATATCTTCATTTTTCTTTTCAATAGTTTTCTCGGCAAGAGTATAGTCTGAAATATTTTGCCGGTCTTTATTTTCTAAATTATTTTCACTTCCACCAGCATTCAGAAATTCCAGTTTGGCAATTTCCTTTTCTTCTTCTTTTTGATTAATTACTACTTCTAGGTTGTCAATTGCTGTTCTATATTTTTCGATAGACTTTGAGAGCTCAGGAATACTATTTAAAAATGAGCTTACAGTAGTTTGAATTCCACCATAAAATGAAGAAAAATCATTCTTACTAGAACTTTCAGAAGATTTAGGTCGTTTCAATACCATTTCAATGTGCTTCCACTCTTCTGAATTTTTTAAAGCGGGGCGATCACAAATTTCACACCATTCGGTATCAAGTATTCTTTGTAAAGAAGATTTATCAGGAGAATTTGGCGGCAAATATAACATTGTTGGATCTGCTGCTATCTTATTTATTGTACGTTGTTCAGCCAGTTTTATTATAAGATTCTTATAATTATTTGAAAAAGAGGTGATTTGCTTTTCTAAGCCCATTAGCAGCCAAGGAGAACTTTCTGAAAACAACATTGAAGTAATGTTTCTTTCATTTTCATTCTTTTTGTCTTTTAATTTATCTATTTCATTTTGAAGAGTTTTTTGTATTCCTCTAAATCTCTCACGATTTTGAGCATTCAATAATAGTGCCTCCAAAGTGTTTTTTTTATTTGTCGCTTCAGATAATTCTGTCTTGTATATTTCAATTTGTTCAAAAGTTCTATCAATGCGCTTTTCTATTTCTTCACTTTCTTGAATTAAATCTGTTATTCTTTTATTTGCTGAATTAATCTCTTTTTCTTTAATATTAGAAATTGCTTTCGCTCTTTGAGATAAATCTTTACTTATTTCACAAATTTCAATGAGATTTCTTATCCCTGCTAAGGCTTCAATAGTAGAAGATAAACCGTTGTGAGAGGATAAATCCACTAATTGTTCCATTGATTCGCCCTGTAACAAGGCATAATTCATTAATTCAACAGGGATTATTTTTTTAACAATTATTTCTTTATCTCTTTGGTCTAATATTGGAATATCTTTATTATCTATAGTTTGCAAAATATTCAATAGTTCATTGGTATTCCAATTATCACCCATTTTTTGAAATTGAACTATTTTTGAAACTGAATACTTATTTGCATTCTCAATAAATGTAATATTTACTCCCATTTCAAAATTGGTTTCTTCTTGAAATGCTTTACCTGAGGCCATTTTCTGAAATGAGGACGTTGCATTAACCATTCGTTTTAAGTCGGAATCATAAACAGTATCTTTTAAGATCCAAAGAATACCATTGTAGAACTTCGATTTGCCCATATTGTTATCGGCATTTATAATATTGATCCCTTCTTTGAAGTGATATGTGTTCTGTTCAAAACTTCCATAGTAATTGTAGAAGTTCTTAAAACTGATTGATTTTATGATTGCTGCCATAACTATAATTGCATGATCTGTTTCTGAATATTCTGAAAAACTGCATTCTTATCCCTATGATTTTCTTGCCCATTAATTATTGCTTTAACGATTTCAATAACAGGATAATTGGACTTTGTATTAAATGTCTCTTTCTCCAAATTATCTTTTGGAATTTCAAATATATCTTGAAATTCAGGCGATTTCAACACCTCTTTGAAAATTTCTTCACCTGTCATATTATTATATTTATTGGTTTATACTTAAAATTAGTTCAGATAATATCAAATCATAAAACCGTGCTACTTCGTCAAGAGATTGAAGAGCACCAGTATAATTATTTGTTGCTAAATTGGCAAAATATGCAACTCGATTTAATTCACCTTTAACCAAACTGCGTTCCATATGCCAAAATTCTTTAGAGTAATATGGAGATTGAAAATTAGGTACAACGACCATATCATAGATATGTGCAAATGTTTTTTCCTTATGTTTACGGAGTAAACGACCTCGTCTTTGAATAAACTGACGAGGATTTCCTGTACTAGAAGCAAAAATACCGTACTCTGCTCTAGGTACGTCAACACCCTCATCCAAACACTTCATAGCAAACAATACATTTATTTGCCCATTTTCAAAACCTTGTAAAATCGTTTTTCTTTCTGATTTGTTGTTTTTCCCAGTGTATGTATTACAAGTTGTTTTAGGGAAAATTTCTTTTGTTAAATCGAGCATTTTTTTTAATATTCTTTCCGTGTATCTTTCTTGAACAATATCAAAATCGGATTTTGAATATATAAGAGCTTCATCTGAATCAGACACTTTATTGCCTTCCGGAACATAAACAAAACAATATTTTAACTTATCGCTACCGATTTCTTTTATTATATCTTTAAATATTCGCATTTTATCATCGGCTTTGTGTAAAATGCGTTTGCGGTCCATTTTTAATTTATTTGCTTTATTTTCATCTTTATAAGTTCCGGTCGATTTGTCAAAAAGTCTGAGTAGTTGAAATGAAATATCAGCATATTTTTTCATTTCAAGATTATTCAGATAAGCCATTTTGGGATAATAACAATATTCCATCAAGTATCCTTCTTCTATTGCTTGACTCATGGAGAAATTGAACACAAGGAGGTTTATCGTTAAAAAAACTTTCTAACTCTGCCGTTCCTTCTTCGTCGTATATTCTGCTTGGGGTTGCTGATAATGCTATTCTCCTTTTGAAATGCAATGTTCGAAAAATTGCCTTAACAGATTCAGATCCTATATTATGTGCTTCATCAGCAATAACAATCAAACTATCTGGCAATTCTGGCAAAATTTGTTGAAAGTCTTTGCTAGTAAAAGATTGATATGTTGATACTAATACAAAACTAATTTTTTTACCTCTACTGACTTTGTCTACTAAATTGACAATTTGTTGTCTCCACCAAGGATTTTCCGAAAAGATTGTAATTATATTTTTAAAATCAAACAGAGCAATTTCTTCAATCCATTGTTCAACTAATGCAATAGTTGGCACTAATATTAGTAATTGGTAAATACTTTCATTTTTATATTCTTGAAGTGCACAATTCAATGAAGTAATAGTTTTACCAGTTCCAGTTGCCATAGCAAAAATCCCCTGTTTGCCATTATTTAACCATTCTTCATAAGCTTGTTTTTGAAATGGTCTTGCTCCTTCTGGATATTTATCTGGGAAATGAGGTTCTCTTATTGTTATTGAGGATGCCAATACTTCATCTTCAATCGTAGAATTTTTAGATAATTTTTTAATTATTTCATTCTCTTGTATCAGTAATTCGTTTGCCTCCACATTTGGATAGGTTTTTACTATCTCCTGACAGAATTTTTTTGTGGGAAACACGAGTACATTATTTGTTTTGCCATCCCAGATTTCAGCAAAATCTTGTTCGCATATTTCAATTCTTTCTTTGCTATCAGTACCTTTCCAAGAACATGTGCATTCAATAGTTTCAATATTTCTAACTAATGCAGCTGCTGTTAAATTTAAAGAACCTATAAAAGCAACTTTATCATTATTTTCATCTGTAAAAACACCAAACTTTTCATGAGCTAAACCTCCAGTTTTAGGAATAACAACTTTAATCTCAATTCTATTAGTTTGAACAAGGAAAGAAAGACATTTAAAGAAATGTTCATCTCGCTGAGATAATGTTTTTCTGAGGGCATCAAATGATTGAACTATATATTCCTCAAAATCTATTTTTTTATTGTTTTGCAATAGATAATAATCATCTTCTGTAAGGTGTTGATTTATATATAGACGCATGTTACCTCCATTACTAATAAAATGTGCAATACCAACAGAGAGAATATTAAAAGAGGCACTACTGAAATAACCTAAACCCATATCAAAACAATTACTGTTTGACAATGCTATTTCAAAAAAATCGAATGGCAAATCTTTTCTTCCTGTTGAATATCTATATTTAAAATCCTTGTCTTTCAGCATGTTAAATTAATTTTATGAGGTCAATAAACTTATGACGTTGATCATCTGTCAAATTATAATTATGAAAATCTTTCTTTGCCCGCTTAAACCATCCATAAAGAAAATGATCATTCCCAAGTGCATGAGATATGTTTTGGTTTTCTTGTAAAAAATGCTTTAATTTGTTGTAATTCAAGTTCCATTTATAATTATTTATATCTATTTCATATTCGGCATATTTATTTTTGATTCTTTCAACTTCTTTTTGTTGATTTAAGGAAATTTGTTGCTTGCCATTTATAATTCTATACCACCAACGACAAAGAGATTCTTCTTCCAAATCTTCGGAAGATGAAAAAGGAAAATGCTTGTTTTCAAGAATAAATTTTTCAAAATCATTTAATCGTTGCTCAAAATTTTTAAACAGCTTATTTATCAGGTCTTTTTTCTCGAATTCAGTTGGGTACATTTTGCTTGCTAATCCAAACAAATTATTTCCAAAAAAAACGAACCTTTTTAAAGTGTCAATTTGCATACTGGTTCTAACACTGGCTTTAGTTGTTTTTGGAAAATGCTTTATTACATATTTTGTTATTTCGTTTACAGTTTGTGGTAAATTATTTTTCAATAAAAATTCAATAATTGCATCACGGATTGTTCCTGATCTTATATGTTTCCATTCTTTAAGAGTATAAGTACTATTTCTGTTTCTAAATGATATTAATTCATGCCTTTGTAAAAATGGTCGTAATTGTCCGCAATCTATATATTTATGGTTGGGCATAATACTTTTAAACTCTAAAAAGATATCGTCAAGGTGCATTGGACTACCTTTCTGTTTTAATATTTCATAAACTACATCCAATATTTTTCTTTCTTTATTTATAGGAATTTTAATTTTCCCATTAATATCTTCAGAATACAATCCAAACTCTTGTAGCAGAATTTCTCTTGTAATATTTGTTATTTCTATTATTTTTTCAAAATCAAAATTTATCCAATTTTGAGAACTACTAATATAGTCTTCAATATCTAAAAGATATTCTTTTTCGTTCTCAAAAAGAATATTACAAAATTCGATTTTCATTTTCATAAAATCAAAAATTTCAGCATACACTTTTCGTATTAAAAAAGGAGATTTCAAAGAAATATTCTTATTTTTAGAATCTAATCCTCCAAATAGTACGAATGTATCACTAAAAATAGATGCTATTAATTGAAGTACAAATTCATAAGAAAAACTACTATTTTCAATTTCAATACATGTTTGAATTTTAATTGATGATGGATTTAAAAAATTTAAATCTTCAAAAAACTCTGCTAAATATTCCCAATCATTATTGTCATTTTGAAGGAAAAGTTTTTTACAATATTTTTATCCTTTTTAACTTCAAAAACATCATCGGAATTTTTAAATAACTCATCATAAAATTTTTTTTTCGAATTTGTCGAATCCTTTCTTTTGATAAATTATGAACCTGGGATAATTCTTCTAATTTATAAGAATTTATATTTTGAAAAATGTTAAAAGAATCTTTAAAAATTTTTATTTCTGTGTTTTCAGAATTTTTTATTTCTTGTTCTAAAATCCACAACATTGGCAAGTGCCAATATCGATCAACAAATTCTGTTACAAATAAATTTTTTACAATTCTTTCCATATTTAACAATGTCAATTGATGATATTTGTGAAACTTTTAAAACAAGTTCAGCTGTTGACTTAAGCAATTCCCTTTCTATTAAGGTTTTATTGCTTAAAAATTTTAGGAGATCTATGTCTGTTTTAGGTATTTCTTCTTTTTCATTTTGTAAAATAATTGGCCAACATAAATTATTTAATTCTTCAACAGTTTTAACTCCCGCATTTCTAATTTTGCCTTTAAAATTGTCCTTTTTCATTAAAATATTTCACCAAATCATATAAAGTAATAAAGTATTTGCTGTGCAACAATTTGCTGCACGAACTGATAATTGATTATTATCTTTTAAGTACTGTATTGTAATATATTTTAAATCATTTTTTATTAACATATTTCTAATAACCCATTCTCAATTTTATCAATAAGATATTCAAATCCATCCAGATTAGGATTGTCTGTCAATTCTTGATTGATCATTTCCAACCCATCATCGACGTGCATTTTTATATATTTTGGTATATCTTTATCAGTTTTGTATATATTATAATTCACACAAATCATGGAAATATAATAATGGAGGTACTCTCCAAACAAAACAGAATTACTATACTCTTTCCCTTGTGAATTTTTTAAATTTACCAGATCAAGTTTTTTTTCTGTCGATAAAGAATAAGCAAACGCTATTCTTGCAATAATGTTTTCGGCTCCAAGATTCAATTTTCTTGTGAGTTTTGAGACTATTTCCTTATTTTCTTTCGATGTTTTAATGTGCGTAAACATTTATTTTATTTTCTAAGTCATGAAATAGATGTTTCGGCTCACATTCTTCAATATAGGAATTCCCATCTTGATTTTTAATTTTAAATGTTTTAACAATATTAGGTAATAAATCATTAAATTCTTTTTCAGTTAGTTCTTTTTCCAGTAGCGGAAATAAAATCACTTGTCTGGAAATAGATGGATAAAACTTTGAAATAATATTGATGGAATGATTTTTGTCAAATTTTTGTAATGGGCTGTCAATAAAAATAGGGAATTGAATACCTGATTCTTCTACTAATGATTTTAGCAATGCAGAAGCATATAATTGTTGTTCCCCTTTAGATAAAGTCTCCTTCTCAATTATTGACTGAGAGCTATCAAATAAGGAAATTTCTATTATTTCACCATTCAATTCAATTTTTACGTCACTTATGAAATTTTCTTTATGCATCAATAAGTTTAAGTTGGATTTCAATCGATTTTGAAGTGAAAACTTCCTTTCGACTTTATATTTATAAATGAACTCATTTAATTCTTTTAAGAGTCTATCGATTAAGATATCTTTTCTTTCATCGATCTCATCCAATTTTACTGTTTTATTGAGCTCTGACAGAATCCTGGATTTTGAATTTAAATCGACCTGATATGCCCCAATTTCACCATATAATTTATGCTGTTCATTTATTAATTCTTTTATTTTGATATCAATTTTTAACTTTTCTGATTTGTACTTTTGAGTTAAAATATCTGAATCTTTTGCTTCAGCATCTGAAATTTTTCTTAAAATTTTCAAAAGAAAAATCTTATTGTTTTTTTCTTCTTTTACGATTTGTTTGAAAAGAGCATTAAAGGTCAGTTTCAAATTATCAAATATAGAGAAAAATGTATTAGATTGAACTCCATTTAAATCCAAAAGAATTTTATCAATCGTTTCTTCTTGACCTGTACCACTTGATGAAAACGCTTTGGTCATTATTTCAATTATTTCATTCTTTAACAATTCCGGTACATTCTTTTCATCAAATGAATTTTCAATATTCTGTTTTATAGTGATGAATTTATTTTTAATATATTCATTATCAATTTTTTTTTCACTTTTTTTGTTTTCTGCAATTAATTGAAAATAAACTTTTTTTAAATTATTTCCTGCAATAGCAAAGGGAGCCAGTTCCAAAAGGTCTTTTAATCTTGCTTTGATTTCTTGACTTTGTTGTATTAAATTATCTCTCAGTTTTTTGACCTTAATCAATTCTTCAACAGTTATTTTATTTCCTTCTCTGATTAATTTTTCCTGATATTGTTCAGAAATAATTTTAAGGTTTTCTATCTCAGATTCGGTAGCTTTTATTTTAGATTCATTAATAATAATCAATTTTTGAAGATGTTCTATATCGTCATTCAACTTAATTATTCTATTTCTATCAGATGCTGTAGCAGATTTTTTTCTTAATTTTAATTTTAGATTTTCGAGATTTCTTTTTAGATTTTCATATTTATTAATTCCAAGAACCTCTGAATAAGCTTTACTAAGTCTTATTTTTTCATTTAGAGATTGGACCTCTGCCAATGATACTATTTTCTCAGCATCAAAGAAAAAGAACTTAGCTATTTCTCTTGGTAAAATAAAATCATTTATAAAAATATCAGGTCCTACTTCTTTTGTTAACTCATTCTCAAAGTTATCGATAAGGATTATACATTTTTCGGTCTCTTCATCTGTATTGTAAACTCTTCGAATAATAATTTTTTGACATGGTACTGAAGGAATATTAACGTCTGATAATTCAATTTCAACACTGAATTCATTGATATATTGCTTATCATTTTTAACATCTCGGTTTAAAATTATATTTGCAAATTTCTTATAACCACCAGCTTCAAAAATTTCCTTTTTATACTTTTCATCAACTTCCCCGATTAATTTCCCGTAAAATCCCCAAATCAATGCTGTTAAAAATGTTGTTTTACCATATCCATTCAAGCCCGCAATTAACGTTATATTTTTATTGGATTCATGTGAAAATTCAATCTTTTCTAATCCTTTATAAATTCTAAAATTTGATAATATTATTTTGTTTATCCTCATATTAGGCTTTACTTACAAAATTTTCAATGTGTTTTTCAATATCATTTTGCATTCCATATTTAGACAATAACAAAGTTTTAGAATGTTGAATTGCCAATAAATTATTTATTAATTCAAAGTCATTTGGATTATCTATGCAAACATTTTTAGGATTCGTTTTTCGACAGAATTTATGCTATTCGAATTTTCTGTATCTAAAATTCTTCCATAAATTTTTGAATAAATATCACCCACATTAAAATCAAAAATTCCATCTCTATACCAGTAAACTTGGATGGCAATGAGCTCCTGATTCGTGATTAAATCTAATAAAGGTTTAGAAGTTTGAATTACCTTTTGTAT carries:
- a CDS encoding DEAD/DEAH box helicase family protein, coding for MLKDKDFKYRYSTGRKDLPFDFFEIALSNSNCFDMGLGYFSSASFNILSVGIAHFISNGGNMRLYINQHLTEDDYYLLQNNKKIDFEEYIVQSFDALRKTLSQRDEHFFKCLSFLVQTNRIEIKVVIPKTGGLAHEKFGVFTDENNDKVAFIGSLNLTAAALVRNIETIECTCSWKGTDSKERIEICEQDFAEIWDGKTNNVLVFPTKKFCQEIVKTYPNVEANELLIQENEIIKKLSKNSTIEDEVLASSITIREPHFPDKYPEGARPFQKQAYEEWLNNGKQGIFAMATGTGKTITSLNCALQEYKNESIYQLLILVPTIALVEQWIEEIALFDFKNIITIFSENPWWRQQIVNLVDKVSRGKKISFVLVSTYQSFTSKDFQQILPELPDSLIVIADEAHNIGSESVKAIFRTLHFKRRIALSATPSRIYDEEGTAELESFFNDKPPCVQFLHESSNRRRILDGILLLSQNGLSE
- a CDS encoding DndE family protein, which encodes MFTHIKTSKENKEIVSKLTRKLNLGAENIIARIAFAYSLSTEKKLDLVNLKNSQGKEYSNSVLFGEYLHYYISMICVNYNIYKTDKDIPKYIKMHVDDGLEMINQELTDNPNLDGFEYLIDKIENGLLEIC
- a CDS encoding AAA family ATPase, translated to MRINKIILSNFRIYKGLEKIEFSHESNKNITLIAGLNGYGKTTFLTALIWGFYGKLIGEVDEKYKKEIFEAGGYKKFANIILNRDVKNDKQYINEFSVEIELSDVNIPSVPCQKIIIRRVYNTDEETEKCIILIDNFENELTKEVGPDIFINDFILPREIAKFFFFDAEKIVSLAEVQSLNEKIRLSKAYSEVLGINKYENLKRNLENLKLKLRKKSATASDRNRIIKLNDDIEHLQKLIIINESKIKATESEIENLKIISEQYQEKLIREGNKITVEELIKVKKLRDNLIQQSQEIKARLKDLLELAPFAIAGNNLKKVYFQLIAENKKSEKKIDNEYIKNKFITIKQNIENSFDEKNVPELLKNEIIEIMTKAFSSSGTGQEETIDKILLDLNGVQSNTFFSIFDNLKLTFNALFKQIVKEEKNNKIFLLKILRKISDAEAKDSDILTQKYKSEKLKIDIKIKELINEQHKLYGEIGAYQVDLNSKSRILSELNKTVKLDEIDERKDILIDRLLKELNEFIYKYKVERKFSLQNRLKSNLNLLMHKENFISDVKIELNGEIIEISLFDSSQSIIEKETLSKGEQQLYASALLKSLVEESGIQFPIFIDSPLQKFDKNHSINIISKFYPSISRQVILFPLLEKELTEKEFNDLLPNIVKTFKIKNQDGNSYIEECEPKHLFHDLENKINVYAH